A window of the Coprobacter fastidiosus genome harbors these coding sequences:
- a CDS encoding patatin-like phospholipase family protein has translation MISDWALVLEGGGMRGVFTSGVLDYLMDKNIYFPYTIGVSAGACNGLSYASKQRGRAKISNIDLLDKYHYISPKFFWSNKSILNMDFLFDEMPNKVLPYDFDTYFASPDRFIMVTSNCETGEAEYFEEKRSPQRLLQICRASSSLPFVSPIVWIDNKPMLDGGICDPIPFRKACEDGYDQMVLVLTRNKGYRKEEKEVKLPPFFYHKYPALKNRLCHRMREYNKTMDEIEMMEKNNQAIVIRPQKPLVVDRIEQNIKKLTDLYEEGYYCAEAVFSAVNL, from the coding sequence ATGATTAGTGATTGGGCTTTAGTCTTAGAGGGTGGTGGAATGAGAGGAGTATTTACTTCTGGAGTTCTGGATTATCTTATGGATAAAAACATCTATTTCCCATATACGATAGGTGTATCGGCAGGAGCTTGTAATGGATTATCGTATGCATCGAAACAACGGGGACGAGCTAAAATTTCGAATATAGACTTATTGGATAAATATCATTATATAAGTCCTAAATTTTTTTGGAGCAATAAAAGTATATTGAATATGGACTTTTTATTTGATGAGATGCCCAATAAGGTTCTTCCTTATGATTTTGATACCTATTTTGCATCACCGGATCGTTTTATCATGGTTACTTCAAATTGTGAAACTGGAGAAGCCGAATATTTTGAAGAAAAACGATCTCCGCAAAGATTATTGCAGATATGTAGGGCGTCCAGCAGCCTGCCGTTTGTTTCGCCGATTGTATGGATTGATAATAAACCGATGCTGGATGGAGGAATTTGTGATCCTATACCTTTTCGGAAAGCTTGTGAAGACGGGTATGATCAGATGGTTTTGGTCTTGACACGTAATAAGGGATATAGAAAAGAAGAAAAAGAGGTGAAACTTCCACCATTTTTTTATCATAAATATCCGGCATTGAAAAATCGGCTTTGTCACCGTATGCGTGAGTACAATAAAACGATGGATGAAATAGAAATGATGGAAAAAAATAATCAGGCAATCGTTATACGTCCTCAAAAGCCCTTAGTCGTTGATCGGATAGAACAGAATATAAAAAAATTGACAGATCTATACGAAGAAGGATATTATTGTGCCGAAGCTGTTTTTTCGGCTGTTAACTTGTAG
- a CDS encoding WG repeat-containing protein: protein MKYYIGLFILLLFIGCISNKCYTVYQIDNGEDYIQDGMRRIVDRRGRIGYIDEKGAIIIKPQFAFGFPFKDGRAKVTNKGEKKVVPNSKGEYHYWESDKWFYIDRTGTLLPQFSVMEWIPTQIIDDKENRQYRIGFIGLARWFYLPYDNSNDWMMIKIKDAIKNITMIEVTLLNKSTIIAVKHSYKERPSNLLITDP from the coding sequence ATGAAATATTACATCGGGCTTTTTATCTTATTATTATTTATCGGATGTATATCAAATAAATGTTATACAGTCTATCAGATTGATAATGGTGAAGACTATATACAAGACGGAATGCGCCGCATTGTAGATAGGCGGGGGCGTATAGGATATATAGATGAAAAAGGGGCAATTATCATTAAACCTCAATTTGCTTTTGGTTTTCCTTTTAAGGATGGAAGAGCGAAAGTTACAAATAAAGGAGAAAAAAAAGTAGTACCAAATTCTAAAGGGGAATATCATTATTGGGAGAGTGATAAATGGTTCTATATAGATAGGACAGGAACACTACTCCCTCAATTCAGTGTTATGGAATGGATACCAACGCAAATTATAGATGATAAAGAAAATAGACAATATCGAATTGGTTTTATAGGATTAGCCCGGTGGTTCTATTTACCTTATGATAACTCTAATGATTGGATGATGATAAAGATAAAGGATGCCATCAAAAATATTACGATGATAGAAGTCACTCTGTTAAACAAAAGTACTATTATAGCTGTTAAACACAGCTATAAAGAACGACCAAGTAACCTTCTTATAACAGATCCTTGA
- a CDS encoding chloramphenicol acetyltransferase, giving the protein MKQIIDINSWNRKEHFYFFSKLDDPFWGITTTVDFTKIYLLSKELEKPFFLYSIHFLLKCINDIDAFKLRIEGENVVKYDKINISPTIGREDGTFGFAFFEYSTDFNIFMQNAEKEINRVKNSTGLSFSENTGRKDLIRYSALPWFAFSDMKHADSIRTGDSVPKISTGKLIQEKKKYTLPISISAHHGLTDGRDAALLIQKMIDAQSLL; this is encoded by the coding sequence ATGAAACAAATTATCGACATAAACTCTTGGAATAGAAAAGAACATTTTTATTTCTTTTCAAAACTCGATGATCCTTTTTGGGGCATTACTACAACCGTTGATTTTACCAAAATCTATTTGCTAAGCAAAGAATTAGAAAAACCTTTTTTTCTTTACTCTATACATTTTCTATTAAAATGTATCAATGATATAGATGCTTTTAAACTGCGAATAGAAGGTGAAAATGTCGTGAAATACGATAAAATCAATATTTCTCCCACAATCGGAAGAGAAGACGGAACTTTCGGATTCGCTTTTTTCGAATATAGTACAGACTTCAATATTTTTATGCAAAACGCTGAGAAAGAGATAAACAGAGTAAAAAATAGCACTGGATTATCTTTCTCTGAAAATACAGGAAGAAAAGATCTCATACGCTATTCAGCTTTACCTTGGTTTGCTTTTTCCGACATGAAACATGCAGATTCTATCAGAACCGGAGATTCTGTACCTAAAATTTCTACGGGAAAATTAATACAAGAAAAAAAGAAATATACTCTTCCTATCTCTATCAGTGCACACCATGGGCTTACGGATGGTCGTGATGCAGCTCTTCTTATACAAAAAATGATCGATGCACAATCTTTATTATGA
- a CDS encoding discoidin domain-containing protein: MKKKICTCFLMTVIGMSSLYAQNWRLIKPAYPTKDAFVAGYSVTDFGAKGDGITDDTESFQKGLNSLTNVGPSKVNGGILFVPAGKYVIKGNLNIPKGVTIRGEWKKPEKGQPIEGTILMAYAGRGDENATPLITMEPAAGVMDLAIWYPEQTPDNIVPYPASIVMGKPKHFGNEYCNVKNITLVNSYIGIAISRVNGGGCPVFYDIYGSPLSVGIEIDYIADVGRIDRVDFSPAYWCGSGLPDSPAAGGSFDKWIYENGTGIMMRKNDWSYTTNITVEGYKVGFNAAPSITNEGSKPNGQNYQLKVIGCKTGIQCDAIANSGIQFTRSIIKNCENGVVVNKGTAGALHFHTCEIDATQNAFVTDAESSTRIMILQNQIQKGNVNINGAILTFIDCDFYNPAPQIVLGRNARSIITGNRFKEKVNIENHSLLECIIDHTPVSLEKLPEFPVAMLENQKQKPDREYLYLATDPEFGANPDGNTDNTQAIQKALDKAAAEGGGIVYLPPGKYKVLGNLNIPSGVELKGALDNSSAPVGPGSILQVYSGKGNLNAQPFMTMKENSGLRGVVFDYPEQKTSDLPNPIVYPYCVQVQGKNVYIVNVGIRAAYQGFDLFTYKCDNHYIDYISGHSLKTGIKVGGGSENGKICNLQYNLIVYACGYQTKFGSFSNSIEAYKDMVYTYGYENFDFLVVENCKDEWLYNNFAFGAQRGLLFTGNNAENASNGISVGMAIDGARRAYCFDALNSKGFDFINNQIVSTGEPNTRYIETTANFTGRVTLHNSDYWGSALQGVQVENGTVNLIAASFVQPGKDRFANIIGGKLNITASHITLKDPLLNSDNESRFSAQSSVLDGKGITTSKCELWKNNMSNTPTLAIPQSSVLDRTGWIASGSKNSNSANNAIDGKEDTRWTSGSQKEPGDWFKVDMRNKQKFNLIILDTTGSPNDTPAKYELYVSDDDLDWGEPIATGEGSSMMTIISIPTQNARYFKVVQTGNTKTNYWSIHEAYVINDDYENAVKSTFQKDSNIFYANGNICLKGFSGKSEINVFRINGEKVFSCQSESQQVQVPMEQGIYVVHVNNQNHSFCKKIIIQ, from the coding sequence ATGAAGAAAAAAATTTGCACCTGTTTTCTTATGACAGTCATAGGCATGAGTTCGCTGTACGCCCAAAATTGGCGGCTTATAAAACCCGCCTACCCGACAAAAGACGCTTTCGTAGCGGGATACTCGGTTACCGACTTCGGAGCTAAAGGCGACGGTATAACAGATGATACCGAAAGTTTCCAGAAAGGGCTTAACAGCCTGACTAATGTTGGTCCATCGAAAGTTAACGGCGGAATACTATTCGTACCAGCCGGAAAATATGTCATCAAAGGAAATCTTAATATTCCCAAAGGGGTGACAATACGAGGCGAATGGAAAAAACCGGAAAAAGGGCAACCGATAGAAGGGACTATTCTTATGGCATACGCAGGACGAGGAGATGAGAATGCTACCCCGTTGATTACAATGGAGCCGGCAGCCGGAGTCATGGATTTAGCAATTTGGTATCCGGAACAAACTCCGGATAATATCGTACCCTACCCCGCTTCTATCGTAATGGGTAAGCCCAAACATTTCGGGAATGAATATTGTAATGTTAAAAATATTACACTAGTCAACTCCTATATCGGTATTGCAATCTCCCGAGTAAACGGAGGAGGATGTCCGGTCTTTTATGACATATACGGAAGTCCTCTATCGGTTGGTATCGAAATCGACTACATCGCAGACGTAGGACGTATAGACCGCGTAGATTTTTCTCCGGCTTATTGGTGCGGATCGGGGCTTCCCGACTCTCCAGCAGCAGGCGGATCATTCGATAAATGGATCTACGAAAACGGAACCGGTATCATGATGCGTAAAAACGACTGGTCATATACTACCAATATCACTGTAGAAGGTTATAAAGTAGGGTTCAACGCAGCTCCATCGATTACGAATGAAGGGTCTAAACCCAACGGACAAAATTACCAATTGAAAGTTATCGGTTGTAAAACGGGTATCCAATGCGATGCTATTGCCAACTCAGGAATACAATTTACACGAAGCATCATAAAAAACTGTGAAAACGGTGTAGTCGTAAACAAAGGTACTGCAGGTGCATTGCATTTTCATACTTGCGAAATAGATGCAACTCAAAACGCTTTTGTCACAGATGCAGAAAGCTCTACCCGTATTATGATTCTTCAAAATCAAATTCAAAAGGGGAATGTCAATATCAATGGGGCTATTTTGACTTTTATCGACTGCGATTTTTATAATCCCGCACCACAAATCGTTCTCGGAAGAAATGCCAGAAGCATAATTACGGGAAATCGGTTCAAAGAAAAAGTAAACATAGAGAATCATTCTTTATTGGAATGTATTATAGACCACACTCCTGTTTCATTGGAAAAACTTCCGGAATTTCCCGTGGCAATGTTAGAAAATCAAAAACAAAAACCGGACAGAGAATATTTGTACCTGGCAACAGATCCTGAATTCGGTGCAAATCCTGACGGAAATACCGATAACACTCAAGCTATACAAAAAGCTTTAGATAAAGCCGCTGCTGAAGGAGGAGGAATCGTTTATCTTCCACCGGGGAAATACAAGGTATTAGGAAATCTGAATATTCCTTCAGGAGTAGAATTAAAAGGAGCTCTGGATAACAGCTCTGCTCCTGTCGGTCCCGGGAGTATCCTGCAAGTATATTCAGGGAAAGGGAATTTAAACGCCCAACCTTTTATGACGATGAAAGAAAATAGCGGATTAAGAGGCGTCGTATTCGACTATCCTGAACAAAAAACCTCAGACCTTCCCAACCCTATCGTCTATCCTTATTGCGTACAAGTACAAGGAAAGAATGTATATATTGTTAATGTCGGTATTCGAGCTGCTTATCAAGGTTTCGATTTATTTACATACAAATGCGATAACCATTATATCGATTATATTTCGGGACATTCGCTAAAAACCGGAATAAAAGTAGGTGGAGGATCGGAAAATGGAAAAATCTGCAATCTACAATATAATCTCATCGTCTATGCTTGCGGTTACCAGACAAAATTTGGTAGCTTCAGCAATTCTATAGAAGCTTATAAAGATATGGTATATACCTATGGTTATGAAAACTTCGACTTTTTAGTGGTTGAAAATTGTAAAGATGAATGGTTATACAATAACTTCGCTTTCGGTGCTCAACGTGGATTACTGTTTACCGGCAATAATGCCGAAAACGCTTCTAACGGTATAAGTGTAGGAATGGCAATAGATGGAGCAAGAAGAGCATATTGTTTCGATGCATTAAACAGTAAAGGGTTCGACTTTATTAATAATCAGATTGTATCTACGGGAGAACCGAATACTCGATATATCGAAACAACAGCGAACTTTACCGGAAGAGTAACTTTACATAACTCTGACTATTGGGGCAGCGCTCTACAAGGGGTACAAGTAGAAAACGGGACAGTCAATCTGATTGCAGCCAGCTTCGTACAACCAGGGAAAGACAGATTTGCCAATATTATCGGAGGTAAGTTGAATATTACAGCATCTCACATTACACTGAAAGACCCGCTATTGAATTCAGATAATGAATCTCGATTTTCAGCCCAATCTTCCGTTTTAGATGGGAAAGGAATAACAACCTCGAAATGTGAACTCTGGAAAAATAACATGAGTAACACTCCGACATTGGCGATACCACAGTCCAGTGTACTGGACAGAACAGGCTGGATCGCCTCCGGCTCAAAAAACAGTAATAGTGCCAATAATGCCATAGATGGAAAAGAGGATACCCGATGGACCAGCGGTTCTCAAAAAGAACCGGGAGACTGGTTTAAAGTCGATATGCGAAACAAACAAAAATTCAATCTCATCATTCTCGACACGACAGGCAGCCCCAATGATACTCCGGCAAAATATGAACTGTATGTCTCTGATGACGACCTTGACTGGGGAGAACCTATCGCAACAGGAGAAGGTAGTAGCATGATGACGATCATCAGTATTCCTACACAAAATGCCCGCTATTTCAAAGTCGTACAAACAGGCAATACGAAAACTAATTATTGGTCGATACACGAAGCGTATGTCATTAATGATGATTATGAAAATGCCGTAAAATCGACTTTTCAAAAGGACTCGAACATTTTTTATGCTAACGGTAATATTTGTTTAAAAGGGTTTTCCGGAAAATCAGAAATAAACGTATTTCGAATAAACGGAGAAAAAGTTTTCTCTTGCCAATCGGAATCTCAACAAGTGCAAGTTCCGATGGAACAAGGAATATATGTTGTTCACGTCAACAATCAAAATCATAGTTTCTGTAAGAAAATAATTATTCAATAA
- a CDS encoding OmpA family protein, with protein sequence MKTKIYIIYLLTLLLSCPFYIEAQDNQSVKEKNRISRWIDSGKRFFKKREKKDEIHINLHELTLEENIKIPVPASSAVNNLKTALSQEVRRLSRIKHAQLSTPRKGEVIKVVIPMDQLFQPNDTLLWDRAELILRPFVKYVENPDYYHILLAAYTDDTGSDAYTRRLSESRARAVAGWLQEHGGVSDYIVPYGMGNSNPIMPNTSDANRTENRRMEIYLVPGEALLKLAGKGKITY encoded by the coding sequence ATGAAAACCAAGATTTATATCATATATTTGCTGACTTTATTGCTATCTTGTCCTTTTTATATAGAGGCACAAGATAATCAATCTGTAAAAGAGAAAAACCGTATATCTCGTTGGATAGATTCGGGAAAACGCTTTTTTAAAAAGAGAGAAAAAAAAGATGAGATACACATAAACCTCCATGAACTTACTTTAGAGGAAAACATTAAAATACCAGTTCCGGCAAGTTCGGCTGTCAATAATTTGAAAACTGCTTTGTCTCAGGAAGTACGTCGTTTGAGCCGGATAAAGCATGCTCAATTATCTACGCCTCGAAAAGGAGAAGTTATAAAGGTCGTTATTCCGATGGACCAGCTTTTCCAACCCAATGATACACTTTTGTGGGATAGAGCAGAATTGATTTTGCGTCCGTTTGTCAAATATGTAGAGAATCCCGATTATTATCATATTTTGTTGGCTGCGTATACCGATGATACAGGCAGTGATGCTTATACACGTAGGTTATCCGAATCTCGCGCACGTGCCGTAGCAGGATGGTTACAAGAGCATGGCGGAGTGTCAGACTACATAGTTCCCTATGGTATGGGAAACTCAAATCCTATAATGCCGAATACATCGGATGCCAATAGAACCGAAAATCGGCGTATGGAAATTTATCTTGTCCCGGGTGAGGCTTTGTTAAAGTTAGCAGGAAAAGGAAAGATTACATATTAG
- a CDS encoding family 43 glycosylhydrolase — MKKLLLLFACISCIHFTSGQRVETYNNPVIRGDLADPTIIRIGNTYYATGTSSEWAPYYPMFKSNDLINWKQTGHIFNKQPEWTLSSFWAPELFYHNNKVYVYYTARDKNGVSYIGVATSDNPEKEFTDHGLLVKFGKEAIDAFVMEDNGDLYITWKAYGLDKRPIELLCNKMSKDGLRLEGEPFTLLRDDDHTLMEGQYWFKKGDYYYLMYATNNCCGPKSDYQVYVARSKTLKGPYEKYEGNPILTGSNDILSCGHGTVTTTPDGRMFYLCHAYLNGAGFFTGRQPILLELTIDKDQWLRFKSGDIAQLQQPVPFPGTKQKIINEFRDNFKSKKLKNDWCWNYLYSDIDTKTGNGYLLLSGTQKNNSQNGTALCVRSVKPNYSFETQVTNSNKSLKGLTFYGDDKNLVILGYQNNELILKEVKDGKENIIRKMNLPTNKPYLKIKITEGCNCSFFWSKNQKDWHIINTDKNGYNQLDRWDRVARPGLIHCGESDQPAEFSYFIIQ, encoded by the coding sequence ATGAAAAAATTATTACTATTATTCGCTTGTATATCATGTATTCATTTTACATCAGGACAGCGAGTCGAAACATACAATAATCCGGTAATTCGGGGCGATCTGGCCGACCCTACGATTATCAGAATCGGCAACACTTATTATGCGACAGGGACATCCTCAGAATGGGCTCCGTATTATCCAATGTTTAAGTCAAACGATTTGATCAACTGGAAACAGACCGGACATATATTCAATAAACAACCCGAATGGACACTCTCTTCGTTCTGGGCTCCCGAATTGTTTTACCATAATAACAAAGTTTATGTTTATTATACTGCTCGAGATAAGAACGGCGTTTCGTATATAGGTGTTGCGACTTCCGATAATCCGGAAAAAGAGTTTACGGATCATGGATTATTAGTCAAGTTCGGAAAAGAAGCTATCGACGCTTTTGTCATGGAAGATAACGGAGATTTATATATCACTTGGAAAGCTTACGGTCTTGACAAACGCCCGATAGAATTATTGTGTAACAAAATGTCTAAAGACGGATTACGGCTCGAAGGAGAACCTTTTACCCTTCTACGGGATGACGACCACACTTTAATGGAAGGTCAATATTGGTTTAAAAAAGGCGACTACTATTACTTAATGTATGCGACGAATAACTGTTGCGGTCCTAAAAGCGATTATCAGGTTTATGTCGCCCGCTCAAAAACACTAAAAGGCCCTTATGAGAAATATGAGGGTAACCCGATTCTTACAGGAAGTAACGACATTCTTTCTTGTGGACACGGTACTGTGACGACAACTCCGGATGGACGCATGTTTTATCTTTGTCATGCTTATTTAAATGGAGCGGGATTTTTTACAGGAAGGCAGCCTATTTTATTAGAGCTGACCATAGATAAAGATCAATGGCTTCGATTCAAGTCTGGAGATATAGCTCAACTTCAACAACCCGTACCATTTCCCGGAACAAAGCAAAAAATCATAAACGAATTTCGTGACAATTTCAAAAGTAAAAAACTTAAAAATGACTGGTGCTGGAATTACCTCTATTCAGATATAGATACAAAAACAGGTAATGGATATCTATTGCTCAGCGGTACTCAAAAAAATAACAGTCAAAACGGAACTGCCTTATGTGTACGATCCGTAAAACCGAATTATTCATTTGAAACCCAAGTAACAAACTCGAACAAAAGTTTGAAAGGCCTTACTTTTTATGGCGATGACAAAAATCTGGTTATATTGGGATACCAAAATAACGAGTTAATTTTAAAGGAAGTAAAAGACGGAAAAGAAAATATCATAAGAAAAATGAATTTACCGACAAATAAACCTTATCTAAAAATAAAAATAACAGAAGGATGCAATTGTTCATTTTTCTGGAGTAAGAATCAAAAAGATTGGCATATAATAAATACAGACAAGAACGGATATAATCAATTAGATCGCTGGGACAGAGTCGCCCGTCCCGGACTTATTCATTGCGGAGAATCTGATCAACCTGCTGAATTTTCATATTTCATTATTCAATAA
- the araJ gene encoding MFS transporter AraJ yields MKKSLIALAFGTLGLGIAEFVMMGILPDVAKNLHINIATAGHLISAYALGVCVGAPMLILARKFPLKRILMGLVAIVMIGNICASLAPNYWVMLVARFISGLPHGAYFGVASIVAEKLADKGKGSEAVSIMIAGMTIANLFGVPLGTSLSASISWRLTFLLVGAWSVIIMYYIWRWVPQVENLPDTGLKGQFRFLKSPAPWLLLGATMLGNGGVFCWYSYVNPLLTHVSGFSPHSITFFMVLAGFGMVVGNLTGGKMSDKYTPGRVAAFAQGSICIVLLMIFFFAKVPWLSVLLMCLCTAGLFAVSSPQQVLLIRYSKGGEMLGAASVQVAFNLGNAIGAYCGGLPLQANMGYQYPALIGAPFALCGFILLTIFFRKYESMRIRS; encoded by the coding sequence ATGAAAAAAAGTCTTATAGCATTGGCATTCGGTACATTAGGTTTGGGGATCGCCGAGTTTGTAATGATGGGAATCTTGCCGGATGTTGCTAAAAATTTGCATATAAACATTGCTACGGCAGGACATTTGATTTCTGCGTATGCATTAGGAGTCTGTGTTGGTGCACCTATGCTTATTTTAGCGAGAAAATTTCCTTTGAAACGTATTCTGATGGGTTTGGTGGCAATTGTTATGATAGGAAATATCTGTGCATCTTTAGCTCCGAATTATTGGGTAATGCTTGTCGCTCGTTTTATATCCGGATTACCGCATGGAGCTTATTTCGGTGTCGCATCTATCGTAGCTGAAAAATTGGCGGATAAAGGAAAAGGATCGGAAGCCGTTTCTATTATGATTGCGGGAATGACTATTGCAAATTTGTTTGGTGTTCCCTTGGGGACGTCTTTGAGCGCGTCGATATCTTGGCGGTTGACTTTCCTTTTGGTAGGAGCATGGAGTGTTATTATTATGTATTATATTTGGCGGTGGGTTCCTCAAGTCGAGAACTTGCCGGATACGGGGTTGAAAGGACAATTTCGTTTTCTTAAGTCTCCAGCACCATGGTTATTATTAGGTGCGACTATGCTGGGAAATGGAGGAGTATTTTGTTGGTATAGTTATGTAAACCCTTTGTTGACACATGTTTCCGGATTTTCACCTCATTCGATTACTTTCTTTATGGTTCTTGCCGGGTTTGGTATGGTCGTGGGTAATTTGACGGGAGGAAAAATGTCTGATAAATATACACCGGGAAGGGTAGCGGCTTTTGCACAGGGGAGTATATGCATTGTATTGCTCATGATTTTCTTTTTTGCAAAAGTTCCTTGGTTGTCAGTCCTTTTAATGTGCCTTTGTACAGCCGGTCTGTTTGCGGTTTCAAGCCCGCAACAAGTATTGCTGATTCGTTATTCTAAGGGTGGAGAAATGTTGGGGGCAGCAAGTGTCCAGGTTGCATTCAATTTGGGAAATGCTATTGGTGCTTATTGTGGAGGATTGCCCCTACAAGCCAATATGGGTTACCAATATCCGGCACTGATCGGAGCTCCTTTTGCCTTATGCGGTTTTATTTTGTTGACGATCTTTTTTAGAAAATACGAATCTATGAGAATCCGGTCATAA
- the proS gene encoding proline--tRNA ligase, with product MAKELKDLTKRSENYSQWYNDLVVKADLAEQSAVRGCMVIKPYGYAIWEKMQRQLDDMFKETGHVNAYFPLLIPKSYLSREAEHVEGFAKECAVVTHYRLKNAEDGSGVIVDPAAKLEEELIIRPTSETIIWSTYKNWIQSYRDLPILCNQWANVMRWEMRTRLFLRTAEFLWQEGHTAHATREEAEAEAQRMLNVYADFAENYMAMPVIKGVKSANERFAGALDTYTIEALMQDGKALQSGTSHFLGQNFAKAFDVQFVDKNNKLDYVWATSWGVSTRLMGALIMSHSDDNGLVLPPKLAPIQVVIVPIYKNMEQLAVIDEKVAGIVAKLKELGISVKYDNADNKRPGFKFADYELKGVPVRLVMGGRDLENNTMEVMRRDTLEKETVSCDNIELYVKKLLDDIQSNIYKKAFDYRAKHIVEVDSYDEFKEKIEEGGFILAHWDGTPETEARIKEETKATIRCIPFDGDMTPGVCMVTGKPSARRVLFARAY from the coding sequence ATGGCAAAAGAACTGAAAGACCTGACAAAACGCAGTGAAAATTATTCTCAATGGTATAATGACTTGGTCGTAAAAGCCGATTTGGCGGAACAGTCGGCAGTAAGAGGTTGTATGGTTATAAAACCTTACGGATATGCAATATGGGAGAAAATGCAACGTCAATTAGATGATATGTTTAAGGAAACCGGACATGTCAATGCTTATTTTCCGCTATTGATCCCTAAGTCTTATTTAAGCCGTGAGGCGGAACATGTCGAAGGTTTTGCTAAGGAATGTGCGGTTGTGACTCATTACCGGTTGAAAAATGCAGAAGACGGTTCTGGCGTTATTGTCGATCCGGCAGCAAAACTGGAAGAAGAGTTGATTATACGACCTACTTCCGAAACTATTATTTGGAGTACCTATAAAAATTGGATACAATCTTATCGTGATCTGCCTATTCTCTGCAATCAATGGGCAAACGTGATGCGCTGGGAGATGCGCACAAGGCTATTCTTGCGTACGGCAGAGTTTCTTTGGCAAGAAGGTCATACGGCCCATGCTACCCGTGAGGAAGCGGAGGCAGAGGCTCAACGCATGTTGAATGTGTATGCCGATTTTGCTGAAAATTATATGGCGATGCCGGTAATCAAGGGAGTTAAGTCGGCAAACGAACGGTTTGCCGGAGCTTTGGATACCTATACTATCGAAGCTTTGATGCAAGACGGTAAAGCTTTGCAATCGGGAACTTCTCATTTTCTCGGACAAAATTTTGCAAAAGCTTTTGATGTGCAGTTTGTTGATAAAAATAATAAACTCGACTATGTTTGGGCGACTTCATGGGGAGTTTCTACTCGTTTGATGGGAGCTTTGATTATGTCTCATTCCGATGATAACGGCTTGGTATTGCCTCCTAAGTTAGCACCGATTCAAGTAGTAATAGTCCCCATTTATAAAAATATGGAGCAACTGGCTGTCATTGATGAGAAAGTTGCCGGTATCGTGGCTAAATTGAAAGAATTGGGAATATCTGTCAAATATGACAATGCCGACAATAAACGTCCCGGATTTAAATTTGCCGATTATGAATTGAAGGGAGTGCCTGTTCGTTTGGTTATGGGAGGACGGGATTTAGAAAACAACACGATGGAGGTAATGCGTCGCGATACATTAGAAAAGGAAACGGTCTCTTGCGATAATATCGAATTGTATGTGAAAAAGTTACTGGATGATATTCAGTCTAATATTTATAAAAAAGCTTTTGATTATCGTGCTAAACATATTGTTGAAGTCGATTCTTACGATGAATTTAAAGAAAAGATTGAGGAGGGCGGATTCATCCTTGCTCATTGGGATGGAACACCAGAAACAGAAGCTCGTATCAAAGAAGAAACTAAAGCGACGATACGTTGCATTCCTTTTGATGGAGATATGACTCCGGGTGTTTGTATGGTAACCGGTAAGCCTTCTGCTCGACGAGTTCTATTTGCCCGTGCATATTAA